Proteins encoded by one window of Ulvibacter sp. MAR_2010_11:
- a CDS encoding FMN-binding negative transcriptional regulator, producing MYPPPYHQTDDIQKMITVIQHYPFGMLVSVLNGKPLVTHIPIIYNETSGKLVAHIDKFNPQVETLKDGAEVTVVFKGPDAYISPSVYATAQLPTWNYIIVHITGTITLINDPEAAKETMIAMTEFLERPDHKFILEKENIKMQHFVNYIQAFDITITNWEGKFKLSQDKYEQDRKNAKQHLIKKSGDAATGFIEAMYKA from the coding sequence ATGTATCCACCGCCCTATCACCAGACTGATGACATCCAAAAAATGATCACCGTAATTCAACATTATCCATTTGGGATGTTGGTTTCGGTATTGAATGGAAAACCATTGGTTACTCATATTCCTATTATTTATAACGAAACCAGTGGGAAGCTGGTAGCGCATATCGACAAATTCAATCCGCAGGTGGAAACTTTAAAGGATGGAGCCGAAGTGACCGTAGTTTTCAAAGGACCCGACGCTTATATTTCTCCCAGTGTTTATGCAACCGCACAACTTCCTACCTGGAATTATATTATCGTTCATATAACAGGAACCATTACACTCATCAATGACCCTGAAGCTGCCAAAGAAACTATGATAGCCATGACCGAGTTTTTAGAGCGCCCGGATCATAAATTCATTTTGGAAAAGGAAAATATAAAAATGCAACACTTTGTAAATTATATCCAGGCCTTTGATATCACCATTACCAATTGGGAGGGTAAATTTAAACTTTCACAAGATAAATACGAGCAGGATCGTAAAAACGCCAAACAACATCTCATAAAAAAATCCGGAGACGCTGCTACCGGATTTATTGAAGCCATGTATAAGGCATAG
- a CDS encoding DUF1569 domain-containing protein — MKSLFDAEAFSEIKNRIENLAEASPRQWGKMTHGQMLHHCQGPFNIMLEKVDYGMKPNWLAKVFFKKSLYSDKLWRKNLPTAKFLREKEHRNFNDEKAQLMRILDEFESQKDRTEWTPHPGFGYFTRDQWGRMQYKHLDHHLRQFGV; from the coding sequence ATGAAATCATTATTCGACGCCGAAGCTTTTTCTGAGATAAAGAATAGAATAGAAAATCTGGCAGAAGCTTCTCCAAGGCAATGGGGAAAAATGACTCATGGGCAAATGCTACATCATTGTCAGGGTCCTTTTAATATCATGCTCGAAAAGGTTGATTACGGCATGAAGCCCAACTGGCTTGCAAAGGTTTTTTTTAAGAAATCGCTCTACAGTGATAAATTGTGGCGGAAGAATTTACCAACGGCGAAATTCTTGAGAGAAAAAGAACATCGAAATTTTAATGATGAGAAGGCTCAATTGATGCGTATTCTGGACGAATTTGAATCGCAAAAAGATCGTACCGAATGGACACCTCATCCCGGTTTCGGCTATTTTACAAGGGACCAATGGGGAAGAATGCAGTACAAACATCTGGATCATCATTTACGACAATTTGGAGTTTGA
- the radC gene encoding DNA repair protein RadC, with protein sequence MTNTTPSFSIKNWSEDDRPREKLLQKGRIALSDAELLAILIRSGNCDESAVSLSQRILASVANNLHELGKQSINDFMTFKGIGEAKAITIAAAMELGRRRRGEDASHKKKISSSSCVFGLMQPIIGELPHEEFWIVYLNNSNKILQTTQLSKGGITGTLVDVRLAFKSALQIGAVAIVLAHNHPSGTLVPSQADKDLTYKLKIAGESLDIKVLDHLIITEKAYFSFADENLL encoded by the coding sequence ATGACAAATACAACACCATCATTTTCAATTAAAAATTGGAGTGAAGATGACAGGCCCCGGGAAAAATTACTTCAAAAAGGGCGTATCGCTTTAAGCGATGCAGAACTTTTAGCCATCCTAATTAGATCGGGAAATTGTGACGAGAGTGCCGTTTCTCTTAGTCAACGGATTTTGGCCTCCGTCGCAAACAACCTTCACGAATTAGGGAAACAAAGCATCAACGATTTTATGACCTTCAAAGGAATAGGAGAAGCAAAAGCCATAACCATTGCTGCTGCCATGGAATTGGGGAGAAGGCGCAGAGGAGAAGACGCATCTCATAAAAAGAAAATAAGCTCCAGCAGCTGTGTTTTTGGGCTGATGCAGCCTATTATTGGAGAACTTCCCCATGAAGAATTTTGGATTGTTTATTTAAATAATTCGAATAAAATATTACAAACCACACAATTAAGTAAGGGAGGGATTACCGGAACTCTTGTAGATGTGAGATTGGCCTTCAAAAGCGCACTACAAATAGGAGCCGTTGCAATAGTATTGGCACACAACCATCCATCGGGAACTTTGGTGCCAAGCCAGGCAGATAAGGATCTTACCTATAAATTAAAAATTGCAGGAGAAAGCCTCGATATAAAAGTATTGGACCATCTCATAATAACCGAAAAAGCGTATTTTAGCTTTGCAGACGAAAATCTCCTTTAA
- a CDS encoding polysaccharide deacetylase family protein codes for MLLIYTQKITPRITYIFKHVCTRILGIEVTFTLTLEEFISYEGPKLSYGKQPLGNELFIQSNGLLTQQGFESETILVKEWEETKCFFATSEKSMLPFDIFAAGFYLLSRYEEYLPHVKDALGHFPASESLGFMHNFLHQPVIDIWAYKFKTILVNSFPHLLFPKKEMTIHSVINAGEPYAFRQRGALRSLVGYSKDFSKFRFRRMVERTAVISGTRSDPFDTFQWIINATKKSRNKLSVFFMLGDALVFDESINSNRQKFKLLLKYVADYKDVGLIFSYSSLPEYDSLKKEKLRMQDIINRDVKHSFNSQFLVNLPETYRNLVELEIKSDFTMVYENTPGFRAGTCTPFLFYDLDYEIKTPLIIHPVVVTTSAFKSRYASDISKTVAQLMIAVEQVNGTFSMLFSNRDFSPLPANDVWRSLFSEKLHPNE; via the coding sequence ATGCTTTTAATATACACTCAGAAAATAACGCCTAGGATTACCTATATTTTTAAGCATGTCTGTACGCGTATCCTGGGGATAGAAGTTACTTTTACTTTAACCCTCGAAGAATTTATTTCATACGAGGGCCCTAAACTGTCGTATGGCAAGCAACCCTTAGGAAACGAATTATTTATACAAAGTAACGGACTCCTCACGCAGCAGGGTTTTGAAAGCGAAACCATCCTTGTGAAAGAGTGGGAAGAAACAAAATGTTTTTTCGCCACCTCCGAGAAAAGTATGTTGCCGTTCGATATTTTTGCGGCCGGATTTTATTTACTCAGCAGGTACGAGGAATACCTTCCTCATGTAAAAGATGCACTCGGCCATTTTCCTGCAAGTGAAAGCCTCGGATTTATGCATAACTTTTTGCATCAGCCGGTTATAGATATCTGGGCCTATAAGTTTAAAACTATATTGGTCAATAGCTTTCCACACTTGTTATTTCCAAAAAAAGAAATGACAATCCACTCTGTGATAAACGCAGGTGAGCCTTACGCGTTTAGACAACGTGGCGCCCTTCGCTCCTTGGTAGGGTATTCGAAAGATTTTTCGAAGTTCCGCTTTAGAAGAATGGTCGAGCGCACCGCAGTGATTTCAGGAACCAGATCCGACCCCTTCGATACCTTTCAATGGATTATCAATGCGACAAAGAAAAGTCGGAATAAACTATCTGTTTTCTTTATGCTGGGAGACGCATTGGTATTCGACGAAAGTATTAATTCCAACAGACAAAAATTTAAATTGTTGCTGAAATATGTAGCCGATTATAAGGATGTCGGACTTATTTTCTCTTACAGTTCCTTACCGGAATACGATTCATTGAAAAAGGAAAAACTGCGTATGCAGGATATCATAAACCGCGATGTAAAACATTCATTTAATTCTCAGTTTCTGGTTAATTTACCCGAAACCTATAGAAATCTTGTAGAATTGGAGATAAAGAGTGATTTTACCATGGTCTATGAGAATACGCCGGGCTTTAGAGCCGGAACCTGTACTCCGTTTTTATTTTACGACCTGGATTACGAGATAAAAACCCCGTTAATTATTCATCCGGTTGTTGTGACAACTTCTGCGTTTAAAAGTCGTTATGCTTCCGATATCTCCAAAACCGTTGCTCAGTTAATGATTGCGGTAGAACAGGTAAACGGCACTTTTTCAATGTTGTTTTCTAACAGAGATTTTTCACCCTTACCGGCAAATGATGTTTGGCGCAGCTTGTTTTCCGAAAAATTACACCCAAATGAATAA
- a CDS encoding YjjG family noncanonical pyrimidine nucleotidase has product MNKAKITDIFFDLDHTLWDFDRNSMLAFQRVFLKHNINLDLTGFIKAYEPINFAYWKLFREERVTKEELRRGRLIEAFTHFKMEFPLDEIDLLAESYIDELPIDNHLFEGTIEVLEYLSEKYILHIITNGFHEVQNLKLRNSGISNYFKTITTSEEVGLKKPNPVIFKKAMEKASVTPKQSLMIGDTFEADILGAEAVGMHTLFYNYRNDEVPSKYRVVYNLPDIKKHL; this is encoded by the coding sequence ATGAATAAGGCCAAAATAACCGATATATTTTTTGATTTAGATCATACACTTTGGGATTTCGACAGAAACTCCATGCTTGCATTTCAACGAGTTTTTCTGAAGCACAATATAAATTTGGATCTCACCGGTTTTATCAAGGCCTACGAACCTATTAATTTTGCATACTGGAAATTGTTTAGGGAAGAACGAGTGACAAAGGAAGAGTTGCGGAGAGGAAGACTTATAGAAGCTTTTACACATTTTAAGATGGAATTCCCTTTGGATGAAATCGATTTGCTGGCCGAATCCTATATCGATGAGTTGCCAATAGACAATCATCTTTTTGAAGGCACAATAGAGGTTCTAGAATATTTATCTGAAAAATATATATTACACATTATTACCAACGGATTTCACGAAGTTCAGAATTTAAAACTCAGGAATAGCGGCATCTCCAACTATTTTAAGACAATTACTACTTCGGAGGAGGTAGGGTTAAAGAAGCCTAATCCTGTTATATTCAAAAAGGCAATGGAAAAGGCGTCTGTAACACCCAAGCAAAGTTTAATGATTGGAGATACCTTTGAAGCCGATATTTTGGGAGCGGAAGCGGTAGGGATGCACACACTTTTTTATAACTACCGAAACGACGAAGTTCCTTCAAAATATAGGGTTGTTTATAATTTGCCTGATATTAAAAAGCATTTGTAA
- a CDS encoding DUF5723 family protein, with product MRNLLLTILALWGSTTIAQNKQLIYGVEEIPQALLLNPGSKVPQKMHFGVPFLSQLHLNIGSSGVSAYDIFGQSNVDINTRIRNKIFEMKNTDFFTATQQLELINFGWRAKNEIYFSGGLYQEFDFIFYFPRDLAILAWEGNRDYLDYEFDLGELNTTGDLMTVYHFGANKQITKKLTVGLRAKLYSSMFSYRSTNNSGTFVTRLGDGTVNIYEHTVQNANVTVETSGYASLRELDGASQVTSEILGRAFFGGNLGIGVDLGATYDINNNWTVSGSLLDLGAVFHSKDVETYQATGTYTLNGIELIFPPLSDGESTFPYYDNLEDEIEREIPIDTLHNGYTQMRPLKVNGGLTYKFGKAVGRGGDCDCRNGGGGVDRNQSVGLQVYSIFRPKLPQTAGTLFYYRRLTEFVSAKATYTVDPYSYSNVGLGVTADIGKFNFYVAADNLLRYGNLAKAKSVSLQLGLNIKIDEE from the coding sequence ATGCGAAATCTGTTATTAACTATACTTGCCCTCTGGGGATCGACAACTATTGCTCAAAATAAGCAGCTTATTTACGGGGTAGAAGAAATTCCACAAGCCTTATTGCTCAATCCGGGGAGTAAAGTCCCTCAAAAAATGCATTTCGGTGTCCCTTTTCTGTCACAATTGCATTTAAACATAGGATCTTCAGGCGTTTCTGCCTATGATATTTTTGGTCAGTCCAATGTAGATATTAATACACGAATTCGGAATAAGATTTTTGAAATGAAGAACACCGATTTCTTCACAGCTACCCAGCAACTGGAATTAATTAATTTTGGATGGAGGGCAAAAAATGAAATATATTTCTCGGGAGGATTGTATCAGGAATTCGATTTTATTTTCTATTTCCCCAGAGATTTGGCAATCTTAGCATGGGAAGGAAACCGTGACTATCTGGATTACGAATTCGATCTTGGAGAATTGAACACCACCGGAGATTTGATGACAGTGTATCATTTTGGAGCGAACAAGCAAATTACCAAAAAACTTACCGTAGGACTTCGTGCAAAATTATATTCCAGTATGTTTAGCTACCGAAGCACAAACAACAGCGGAACATTTGTCACGCGATTGGGGGATGGTACAGTGAATATTTATGAGCATACTGTTCAAAATGCCAATGTGACCGTTGAGACCTCGGGCTATGCTTCCTTACGGGAATTAGATGGAGCCTCACAGGTGACAAGCGAAATATTGGGAAGGGCGTTTTTTGGAGGAAACTTAGGAATAGGAGTTGACCTGGGAGCAACCTACGATATTAATAACAATTGGACTGTAAGCGGTAGTTTACTGGATCTAGGAGCTGTTTTTCATTCCAAAGACGTAGAAACCTATCAAGCCACAGGCACCTATACTTTAAATGGTATTGAGCTTATTTTCCCTCCCTTAAGTGATGGAGAATCCACTTTTCCGTATTACGATAATCTTGAAGACGAAATTGAACGAGAAATCCCAATCGATACATTACACAACGGCTATACGCAAATGCGTCCTTTAAAAGTAAATGGCGGACTCACCTATAAATTTGGTAAGGCTGTAGGTCGGGGAGGAGATTGCGACTGTAGAAACGGAGGCGGGGGTGTAGACCGTAACCAGTCTGTTGGACTTCAGGTGTACAGTATTTTCAGACCAAAATTACCACAAACAGCAGGAACATTATTTTATTACAGACGCTTGACCGAATTTGTTTCAGCGAAAGCCACCTACACGGTAGATCCTTATTCCTATTCAAATGTAGGGTTGGGAGTTACCGCAGATATTGGAAAATTTAATTTTTATGTTGCGGCCGATAATTTGCTTCGCTACGGAAATCTGGCAAAAGCAAAAAGTGTATCTTTACAATTGGGTCTTAACATAAAAATTGACGAAGAATGA
- a CDS encoding replication-associated recombination protein A — translation MSAPLAERIRPTTMADYLSQQHLVGSNGALTSQLTSGSISSMILWGPPGTGKTTLAHIIALESGRPFYTLSAVDSGVAAVREVIERAKKSDTLFSTKNPILFIDEIHRFSKSQQDSLLGAVEKGWITLIGATTENPSFEVIPALLSRCQVYVLKAFSKTDLEALLSRAIEKDAVLSRKKVNLKETEAIIRLSGGDARKLLNILELVVLSEEKETITVTNALVQQKVQKNTVLYDKTGEQHYDIVSAFIKSIRGSDPNAAVYWLARMIEGGEDVKFIARRLVILASEDIGNANPTALVLANNTFQAVNTIGYPEARIILSQCAIYLATSPKSNASYTAIKEAQQIVRQTGDLSVPLSIRNAPTKLMKELGYGAEYEYAHNYEGNFVPHEFLPEEIKGTTFYKPGNNPKESNLKNYLQKLWSDKYDF, via the coding sequence ATGAGCGCACCCTTAGCAGAACGTATTCGACCTACCACGATGGCAGACTATTTGAGTCAGCAACATCTGGTTGGGTCTAATGGTGCCTTAACATCCCAACTTACTTCCGGCAGTATTTCTTCCATGATTCTTTGGGGACCTCCGGGAACAGGGAAGACAACTTTGGCCCATATTATCGCTTTGGAGTCCGGAAGGCCTTTTTATACACTTAGCGCTGTTGACAGCGGGGTGGCTGCCGTGCGTGAGGTAATTGAGCGCGCTAAAAAAAGTGACACGCTATTTTCAACAAAAAACCCTATTCTATTTATCGATGAGATTCATAGGTTTAGCAAATCACAGCAAGATTCCTTATTGGGCGCAGTCGAAAAAGGTTGGATTACATTAATAGGTGCTACCACAGAGAATCCCAGTTTTGAGGTGATTCCTGCTTTGCTCTCCCGCTGTCAGGTATATGTTTTGAAAGCCTTTAGTAAAACCGATTTAGAAGCGCTTTTAAGCCGTGCAATTGAAAAAGACGCTGTACTTAGCCGAAAAAAGGTAAACCTCAAGGAAACGGAAGCTATTATACGCCTTTCGGGAGGGGATGCCCGAAAATTATTGAATATTTTGGAGTTGGTAGTGCTTTCTGAAGAAAAGGAGACTATTACAGTTACCAATGCACTAGTGCAGCAAAAAGTACAAAAGAATACCGTCCTGTACGACAAAACCGGAGAACAGCATTACGACATTGTTTCGGCGTTTATAAAATCGATTCGCGGGAGTGATCCTAACGCAGCTGTTTATTGGCTCGCTCGTATGATTGAAGGTGGCGAAGACGTAAAATTTATTGCGCGCAGACTGGTCATATTAGCTTCTGAAGATATTGGGAATGCCAACCCTACTGCTCTAGTATTAGCAAACAACACATTTCAGGCTGTGAATACCATTGGTTATCCTGAAGCACGTATCATTTTAAGTCAGTGTGCCATTTATCTGGCAACTTCTCCAAAAAGCAATGCTTCCTATACTGCCATCAAAGAAGCGCAGCAAATTGTCAGGCAAACGGGCGATTTATCGGTACCGCTCTCTATACGCAACGCACCTACTAAACTGATGAAGGAATTGGGCTATGGAGCAGAATATGAATATGCCCATAATTATGAAGGTAATTTTGTGCCGCACGAATTTCTTCCCGAAGAGATTAAAGGAACCACATTCTACAAACCGGGTAACAACCCCAAAGAAAGTAACCTAAAAAATTACTTGCAGAAACTTTGGAGTGATAAGTATGATTTTTAG
- a CDS encoding rhomboid family intramembrane serine protease encodes MSKNKALYFSTEVIGYPLLFVMLMWVFFWAEIRFGWNLNFLGIYPQKIEGLQGIVLGPFIHSSLKHLFNNSVPMLVLTTALFYFYRSIRWKVLLLGLLFTGILTWLIGRPALHIGASGVVYMLAAFLCFKGIFSKQYQLTALAFVVVFLYGSLLWYLFPIDPKISWEGHLSGFVVGLLFAFIFRSNPIENKKYIWEQEDYEPDNDPFLKHFDEDGNFIEKLPETETTEEIPKVRITYTYKKEGLNEDENTL; translated from the coding sequence ATGTCAAAAAACAAAGCACTATATTTTTCAACCGAGGTTATTGGGTATCCCTTATTGTTTGTGATGCTCATGTGGGTCTTTTTTTGGGCCGAAATTCGTTTTGGATGGAATTTAAATTTTCTGGGAATTTATCCTCAGAAAATTGAAGGTCTTCAGGGGATTGTATTGGGGCCCTTTATTCATTCCAGTTTAAAGCATCTTTTTAATAATTCGGTCCCCATGCTGGTATTGACCACAGCATTATTTTACTTTTACCGAAGTATTCGCTGGAAGGTGCTGTTATTGGGGCTTTTGTTTACAGGAATATTAACCTGGCTTATAGGCAGACCTGCCTTGCATATAGGAGCCAGCGGAGTAGTGTATATGTTGGCCGCTTTTTTATGTTTTAAAGGGATCTTTTCAAAGCAATACCAATTGACTGCATTGGCGTTTGTGGTGGTGTTTTTATACGGGAGTCTGTTGTGGTATCTTTTTCCAATAGATCCGAAAATTTCATGGGAAGGACATTTATCTGGTTTTGTAGTTGGTTTGTTATTTGCGTTTATTTTTAGGTCCAATCCCATTGAAAATAAAAAGTACATATGGGAGCAAGAGGATTACGAACCGGATAATGACCCGTTTTTAAAACATTTTGATGAGGATGGCAATTTTATAGAAAAACTTCCGGAGACTGAAACTACAGAGGAAATACCTAAAGTTAGAATTACCTATACCTATAAGAAAGAGGGACTAAATGAAGATGAAAATACCTTATAG